Proteins found in one Deinococcus multiflagellatus genomic segment:
- a CDS encoding excalibur calcium-binding domain-containing protein, giving the protein MRRLFTLAALSLGLASAQGTGVLTIRFLDVGQGDAVLITSPEGKSVLYDGGRSEVRMQALLKQYKVASLDLVVASHGDADHITGLVPAVQALRPRFFLNNGLALTTQVWQKLTGAVRAAGTQGLLAKSQVINLGSVKLTVIPPPPGLPKDEQNVNSIGLLIQYGSFRALLTGDSETPETNAWLKTYPASFLGPVNVYKSIHHGAKNGDNARWLAAVRPENVVIGVGPNNYGHPTAEALSLYKKAGAGIYRTDLNGTVTVTVQRTGQFIITTEKGTGTAGSRKPVATPAPAPQPAPYYRSCAAARAAGVTPLRLGQPGYGRHLDRDGDGVACE; this is encoded by the coding sequence GTGAGGCGGCTGTTTACTCTGGCGGCGCTGTCGCTGGGCTTGGCCAGTGCTCAGGGCACGGGGGTCCTCACCATCCGCTTCCTGGATGTGGGGCAGGGCGACGCGGTGCTCATCACCAGCCCAGAAGGCAAGAGCGTCCTGTACGACGGCGGCCGCAGCGAAGTTCGGATGCAGGCCCTTCTGAAGCAGTACAAGGTGGCTTCGCTGGACCTCGTGGTGGCCAGCCACGGAGACGCCGACCACATCACCGGTCTGGTGCCCGCGGTGCAGGCGCTGAGGCCCCGCTTTTTTCTGAATAACGGCCTCGCACTGACGACACAGGTCTGGCAGAAGCTGACAGGAGCGGTACGGGCTGCCGGCACGCAGGGCCTCCTGGCCAAGTCGCAGGTGATCAACCTGGGCAGCGTGAAGCTCACGGTGATTCCGCCGCCCCCCGGCTTGCCGAAAGACGAGCAGAACGTCAACTCCATCGGCCTGCTGATTCAATACGGCTCGTTCCGCGCCCTCCTGACGGGAGACAGCGAAACGCCAGAGACGAACGCGTGGTTGAAAACTTACCCAGCGAGCTTCCTGGGCCCGGTGAACGTGTACAAGAGCATTCACCACGGGGCAAAGAATGGCGACAATGCCCGCTGGCTCGCCGCCGTCCGGCCAGAGAATGTCGTGATTGGCGTGGGCCCAAATAATTACGGTCACCCGACCGCGGAAGCGCTGAGTCTGTACAAAAAGGCGGGTGCTGGCATCTACCGCACCGATTTAAACGGCACCGTGACCGTCACGGTGCAAAGAACTGGTCAGTTCATCATCACCACCGAAAAAGGCACAGGAACAGCAGGCAGCCGCAAGCCCGTGGCGACGCCGGCCCCTGCCCCTCAACCCGCGCCGTACTACCGCAGTTGTGCGGCGGCGAGGGCCGCCGGAGTGACGCCCCTGCGGCTTGGGCAACCGGGGTATGGCCGTCACCTCGACCGCGACGGGGACGGTGTCGCCTGCGAGTAG
- a CDS encoding SMI1/KNR4 family protein, producing the protein MSPSAFAAALQARVPALAAPLRPPASPADFQAAEAALGRPLPAPVRDAYSTHDGQDGVVPGVMFGMTWLPLRRAVQEHATWMDLAQDDTSLTSEPEGAIKAVSFSRGWLPFATDGAGNGLAVDLDPGAAGTTGQVITYGPDETTHRVVSPDLGAFLGWAARAAQAGDLSLHGDDAQFQGASSFLDALRQLPLPLA; encoded by the coding sequence ATGAGTCCCTCTGCCTTTGCTGCTGCCCTCCAGGCCCGGGTGCCCGCCCTGGCCGCCCCACTCCGTCCCCCGGCCAGCCCTGCTGACTTCCAGGCAGCGGAAGCGGCCCTGGGCCGGCCCCTCCCGGCGCCCGTCCGTGACGCCTACAGCACACACGACGGCCAGGACGGCGTGGTCCCCGGGGTGATGTTTGGGATGACCTGGTTGCCTTTGCGACGCGCCGTGCAGGAGCACGCGACCTGGATGGACCTGGCCCAGGACGACACCAGCCTGACCAGCGAGCCGGAAGGGGCGATCAAAGCCGTGAGCTTCTCGCGCGGTTGGCTTCCCTTCGCCACAGACGGCGCCGGCAACGGGCTGGCAGTGGATCTGGACCCTGGCGCGGCCGGCACGACCGGCCAGGTGATCACGTACGGGCCAGACGAGACCACCCACCGGGTGGTGAGCCCCGACCTGGGTGCCTTCCTGGGCTGGGCCGCCCGTGCCGCCCAGGCCGGTGACCTGAGCCTGCACGGCGACGACGCCCAATTTCAGGGGGCGTCGTCGTTTCTCGATGCATTACGGCAGCTCCCGCTGCCGCTGGCTTAG
- a CDS encoding DUF3006 domain-containing protein: MPDEPLEPVLTGTLIVDAIEGRFARVERENGATEDWPLASLPCGVREGDLVRVTVDGGDLEMEIDHEATRARRAQAQQDLDTLNAASPDGALDL; this comes from the coding sequence ATGCCGGATGAGCCCCTGGAGCCCGTGTTGACGGGCACGCTGATCGTGGATGCGATTGAAGGCCGCTTCGCCCGGGTGGAGCGGGAGAACGGCGCCACCGAAGACTGGCCGCTGGCGAGCCTGCCCTGTGGGGTCCGCGAAGGCGACCTGGTGCGGGTCACCGTGGATGGGGGCGACCTCGAGATGGAGATCGATCACGAGGCGACGCGGGCCCGGCGGGCGCAGGCCCAGCAGGACCTGGACACGCTGAATGCGGCATCTCCAGACGGGGCGCTGGACCTGTGA